The Streptomyces sp. NBC_00102 genome segment CGCCCGCCCCGGACGCGATCTCACGCTCCCGCCCTGGGGGTTCGTCCTGCCCGCTCTGGTGGTGTACGCGCTCGTCGTGCTGTACCCGGCCGTCTCGGGCGTGGCGTACGCCTTCACCGACTGGTCCGGCATCGGCGACGCCTCGTTCGTCGGGCTCGCGAACTTCCGGGCGCTCCTCGACGACCAGCGGACCCTGGACTCCGTCGTGAACACGCTGCTGCTGACCGTCGCGGTGGTCGTCGTACAGAACCTCGTCGGGCTGCTGCTCGCGCTGGGGGTCGACGCCGGCATCCGGAGCGGGTCGCTGCTGCGGGTGGTCTTCTTCGCCCCGGCGGTGGTCAGCCCGGTGATGGTCGCCTTCCTGTGGAAGTACGTCTACAACCCCGAGGACGGCGCCGGGCTCAACGGCCTGCTGGGCGCCGTCGGTCTCGGCGCCCTGCGGCAGGACTGGCTGGGCGATCCGTCGCTGGCGCTCTGGTCGGTGGCCGCCATGGTGGTCTGGCAGTACGCCGGTTACTCGATGGTCATCTTCCTCGCCGGGCTCCAGGGGGTGCCGCCCGAACTGCACGAAGCGGCCAGGATCGACGGCGCCGGAGCCTGGCAG includes the following:
- a CDS encoding carbohydrate ABC transporter permease is translated as MSRSLPQPEEIDPEETRPEKTGARRRSGESRPRIQFRPQPEPRSRPRARPGRDLTLPPWGFVLPALVVYALVVLYPAVSGVAYAFTDWSGIGDASFVGLANFRALLDDQRTLDSVVNTLLLTVAVVVVQNLVGLLLALGVDAGIRSGSLLRVVFFAPAVVSPVMVAFLWKYVYNPEDGAGLNGLLGAVGLGALRQDWLGDPSLALWSVAAMVVWQYAGYSMVIFLAGLQGVPPELHEAARIDGAGAWQRFRWVTWPMLAPALTVNLMLSTIGGLKLFDQVYAATNGGPGTASETLSTALFKEAFVYGKFGYSTAVALVLALFVAAVSLVQLRFLRAREVTA